One Paenibacillus sp. SYP-B4298 genomic window, TCATACACATAGGCTGTCTTAGCCTCTGCGGCCACTGCTGCCGTCTCGGATTCTGTAGCTTCTCCAAATGCGGAGAACGCTAGCGACGACCCGATCAGGCTGAGCGCCAAGAAGGAAAGGCTCATCTTTTTTACTAGCTTCAGCACAATAGGCATCTCCTTTTATCCCTTTATTTTTCAGTTCTGTTGTTGTGGTATGGGCTTGTCTGCTATCGCCCAGTCCAGGTCTCCAGGCGCAGCCTCCTCCTTCCTCAAGTTTTAAAGCGCTTCCAATCACTTCGTCTATTATCTTACTGAACAGAAAATCAACCCACAATTGATAAATTATAGGTCATGCTTAGAAAATCTTATATGTTATTCAATTCAATCAAGAACGGCTACGCCAAATCCGATATACTGCGTAGCCAGTAACACACATTAGTACGTAGAGGATAAGGATCAGCAACGCTTGTCTCCAATTCTCCGCCAATTGTGAGCCCAGATAGGAGAAGAACAGCAAGGCAGGCAGCTTGCCAAGCGACGAAGCGATGATGTAAGTAGATAACCGGATGGACAGCAGAGCCGGATAAATATTGACTAGCGCCTGCGGCAGAAAGGGAATCAGTCTTGCTGTAAATATCGTCAGAAAGGGACGGCGCTCCATTAATTGTCCTAACTGCTCTGCATGCCGAAAACGGCTGATGTAGGCGCGTCCCGCATCCCTGTAGAATCGGCTGACAAACAGGAAGACGATCGCGGAGGCGAGCGAGACCGCCGTCCAACTAACCATTGCGCCTGTTAACGGCCCGTACTTGAAGCCGAGCGCCCCGATGACGAGCTTGTAGGGGAGCACAGGAAATAGTGCAAGAATGAGTGCAGATATCGCAACTAGCGGCAGCGGAGCATCTCCATGCAGCAGCCAATCGGAGAGCACGTTACGGTTCATATAGATAATCGTAATGAGAAATGCATACGTAGCGGCGGCTTTCCACCATTTCATCGTGAAGCAGCTCCTTTCCTGCGTGCAGGCTTGATTGCAATAAACGGGCGGCGGAGGAAGTCGATCTGCCGCACTGTTCCTAGTATAGCATGCCAGGTGCTCGCTTGCTTTACTTGCCATGACCGTCCCTAAGAGCGAGCCTGATCGGGCATATGGCGAAAGTTTCCTGTAAAAGAGCAGGAAGGGTGTGGTAAAATCTGTATACCTGCCATCATAACGATAAGCTAAGAGGATGAGCCGCAAGGATTATCACTCCAAACTGGGGGAACAAGTATGAAGATAGAGGATGTGTTCGCGAAGCTGCCGAGACTGGAAACGGACAGGCTGCTGCTGCGCAAAATCGAGCCCTGGGACGAAGCGGACATGTATGCCTATTGCTCGGACCCGGAGGTAAGCCGCTATACAAGCTGGTCTGCACATCCTGGTATCGATTATACGCGCAGCTTTATTGAGTGGCTGACTGGCAAATACAATGACGGACAGGTCGCCCCATGGGGGATCGTAGAGAAAGCCTCGGGTACATTGATCGGCACAATCGGGTTTGTTCATTGGGAGCCGGCTCATGCCAAGGCCGAGCTGGGCTATGCGCTAAGCCGGGAATATTGGAATCGGGGCATCACGTCGGAGGCGGTACGCCGCATCCTTTCTTTTGGATTCGAGACGATGGGGCTGATTCGAATCGAGGCCCGCTGCCTACCGGACAATACTGGCTCTTCGCGCGTGATGGAGAAGGTCGGCATGTGCTTCGAGGGGCGGCTGCGCAAGCAGGCGGTTGTCAAGGGAAAGCACGAGGATATGCTGCTCTATTCTGCCATTTTGTTATCAGAGCCGACATCGACAACCATCTACTGGGGATAGAGAGGACAGGGAAGCTAAGCAATGATTAAAGGTATTATTTTTGATATGGACAACACGCTGCTCCAGTCGCGAATAGACTTTGCCGCAATGAAGAACGATCTGCAGCGCCTGCTTGCCGAGCATGACCTCATTGAGGAAGGGCTGCAAGTAGACGAATATACTCCCTCCATGCTGCTACAGCATGCCAGAGAACAGGAGGGGGGACGGCGCATCGAGCCGTTGTTGCTAGAGACGATAACACGTTATGAATATGCAGGCATGAAGGATGTGGG contains:
- a CDS encoding GNAT family N-acetyltransferase; this encodes MKIEDVFAKLPRLETDRLLLRKIEPWDEADMYAYCSDPEVSRYTSWSAHPGIDYTRSFIEWLTGKYNDGQVAPWGIVEKASGTLIGTIGFVHWEPAHAKAELGYALSREYWNRGITSEAVRRILSFGFETMGLIRIEARCLPDNTGSSRVMEKVGMCFEGRLRKQAVVKGKHEDMLLYSAILLSEPTSTTIYWG
- a CDS encoding TVP38/TMEM64 family protein, encoding MKWWKAAATYAFLITIIYMNRNVLSDWLLHGDAPLPLVAISALILALFPVLPYKLVIGALGFKYGPLTGAMVSWTAVSLASAIVFLFVSRFYRDAGRAYISRFRHAEQLGQLMERRPFLTIFTARLIPFLPQALVNIYPALLSIRLSTYIIASSLGKLPALLFFSYLGSQLAENWRQALLILILYVLMCVTGYAVYRIWRSRS